In Streptococcus sp. SN-1, a single genomic region encodes these proteins:
- a CDS encoding glycoside hydrolase N-terminal domain-containing protein, giving the protein MIRNKKQDYVLAYKQPASRTYKGWEEEALPIGNGSLGAKVFGLIGAERIQFNEKSLWSGGPLPDSSDYQGGNLQDQYSFLAEIRQALEKRDYNRAKELAEQHLVGPQTSQYGTYLSFGDIFIEFSQQGNSLSQVTDYQRQLNISKALATTSYTYKGTRFERESFASFPDDLLIQHFTKEGAETLDFTIELSLSRDLASDGKYEQEKSDYKECQLDITDSHILMKGRVKDNDLRFASYLAWQTDGDIRVWSDKVQISGASYANLFLAAKTDFAQNPASNYRKKLDLERQVKDLVETAKEKGYDQLKSRHIQDYQALFQRVQLDFGAEVDASTTDDLLKNYKPQEGRALEELFFQYGRYLLISSSRDCSDALPANLQGVWNGVDNPPWNSDYHLNINLQMNYWLAYVTNLLETAFPVINYIDDLRVYGRLAAARYAGIVSQEGEENGWLVHTQATPFGWTAPGWDYYWGWSPAANAWMMQTVYEAYTFYRDQDYLREKIYPMLRETVRFWNDFLHEDQQAQRWVSSPSYSPEHGPISIGNTYDQSLIWQLFHDFIQAAQELGLDEALLTEVREKFDLLNPLQITQSGRIREWYEEEEQHFQNEKVEAQHRHVSHLVGLYPGNLFSYKGQEYLEAARASLNDRGDGGTGWSKANKINLWARLGDGNRSHKLLAEQLKSSTLQNLWCSHPPFQIDGNFGATSGMAEMLLQSHAAYLVPLAALSDAWSTGFVSGIMARGHFEVSMSWEDKKLLQMTILSRSGGDLRVSYPGIEKSVIEMNQEKAKVKCIEKDCISVATAEGDLVQFYF; this is encoded by the coding sequence ATGATAAGGAATAAAAAACAAGATTATGTATTGGCCTATAAGCAACCAGCATCAAGAACATATAAGGGGTGGGAAGAAGAGGCTTTACCGATAGGCAATGGTTCTTTAGGTGCCAAAGTCTTTGGGCTTATAGGGGCTGAACGGATTCAATTTAATGAAAAAAGTCTCTGGTCTGGAGGTCCACTTCCTGATAGTTCAGATTATCAGGGTGGAAATCTTCAGGACCAGTATAGTTTTTTAGCTGAAATTCGGCAGGCTTTGGAAAAGAGAGATTACAATCGGGCTAAGGAATTGGCTGAGCAGCATTTGGTCGGGCCCCAAACGAGTCAATATGGGACCTATCTGTCCTTTGGAGATATTTTCATTGAGTTCAGCCAGCAAGGTAATTCTCTGTCTCAGGTGACGGATTACCAGAGACAGCTGAATATCAGTAAGGCGCTTGCGACGACTTCTTATACCTATAAGGGAACAAGATTTGAACGTGAATCCTTTGCGAGTTTTCCAGATGATCTCTTGATTCAGCACTTTACTAAGGAAGGGGCGGAAACTCTAGATTTTACTATAGAACTGTCGCTAAGTCGTGATTTGGCTTCTGATGGAAAGTATGAGCAGGAAAAATCTGATTACAAGGAGTGCCAGTTGGATATTACTGATTCTCATATCTTGATGAAGGGAAGAGTTAAGGATAATGATCTGCGGTTTGCTAGTTATCTAGCTTGGCAAACGGATGGAGATATTAGAGTTTGGTCAGATAAGGTTCAGATATCAGGAGCCAGTTATGCCAATCTCTTCTTGGCAGCTAAGACAGATTTTGCCCAAAATCCTGCTAGTAATTATCGCAAGAAACTAGATTTAGAGCGACAAGTAAAGGACTTGGTGGAGACAGCTAAAGAAAAGGGCTATGACCAATTGAAATCAAGGCATATTCAGGACTACCAAGCCTTATTTCAGCGTGTTCAATTGGATTTTGGGGCTGAAGTTGACGCATCCACTACAGATGATTTGTTAAAAAATTATAAGCCACAAGAGGGGAGGGCTTTGGAGGAGCTGTTCTTCCAGTATGGACGGTATTTATTGATTAGTTCTTCTAGAGATTGCTCAGATGCTCTACCAGCTAACTTACAGGGAGTCTGGAATGGGGTCGATAATCCTCCTTGGAATTCAGACTATCACCTGAATATCAATCTGCAGATGAATTATTGGCTAGCCTATGTTACTAATCTTCTAGAGACGGCCTTTCCGGTCATCAATTATATAGATGATTTGCGTGTCTATGGTCGTCTAGCGGCTGCAAGGTATGCAGGAATCGTCTCTCAGGAAGGGGAGGAGAATGGTTGGTTGGTTCATACTCAAGCGACTCCCTTTGGCTGGACGGCACCTGGTTGGGATTACTATTGGGGTTGGTCACCAGCTGCCAATGCGTGGATGATGCAAACTGTTTATGAGGCCTATACATTTTATAGGGACCAAGACTATCTCAGGGAGAAAATTTATCCCATGTTGAGGGAAACGGTTCGTTTTTGGAATGATTTTTTACATGAGGATCAGCAGGCGCAGCGTTGGGTGTCTTCTCCGTCTTATTCTCCAGAACATGGGCCGATTTCGATTGGCAATACCTATGACCAATCTCTGATTTGGCAGTTATTTCATGATTTTATCCAGGCTGCTCAAGAATTGGGGCTGGATGAGGCTTTGTTGACTGAGGTCAGGGAGAAATTTGACTTGCTTAATCCTCTACAAATCACTCAATCTGGTCGAATCAGGGAGTGGTATGAGGAGGAAGAGCAACATTTTCAAAATGAGAAAGTGGAGGCCCAGCATCGGCACGTTTCCCATCTAGTGGGACTTTATCCTGGCAATCTCTTTAGCTATAAGGGGCAGGAGTATCTTGAAGCCGCGCGTGCTAGTCTCAATGATCGTGGAGATGGTGGCACAGGCTGGTCCAAGGCTAATAAGATCAATCTTTGGGCGCGTCTAGGAGATGGCAATCGATCCCATAAATTATTAGCAGAGCAGTTAAAGTCATCCACCTTACAAAATCTTTGGTGTAGTCATCCTCCTTTTCAGATAGATGGTAATTTTGGTGCGACTAGTGGCATGGCGGAAATGTTACTCCAGTCTCATGCAGCTTATCTGGTACCTCTCGCTGCCCTATCTGATGCTTGGTCAACAGGTTTCGTTTCAGGCATAATGGCACGTGGACATTTTGAAGTTAGCATGAGTTGGGAGGATAAAAAACTCTTACAGATGACTATTTTATCAAGAAGTGGGGGAGATTTGCGAGTCTCTTATCCAGGTATTGAGAAGAGTGTGATTGAAATGAATCAAGAAAAAGCAAAAGTGAAATGCATAGAGAAAGATTGTATTTCGGTAGCAACAGCAGAAGGCGATCTGGTTCAATTTTATTTTTAA
- a CDS encoding phosphoglycerate mutase — translation MVKLVFARHGESEWNKANLFTGWADVDLSEKGTQQAIDAGKLIKEAGIEFDQAYTSVLKRAIKTTNLALEASDQLWVPVEKSWRLNERHYGGLTGKNKAEAAEQFGDEQVHIWRRSYDVLPPNMDRDDEHSAHTDRRYASLDDSVIPDAENLKVTLERALPFWEDKIAPALKDGKNVFVGAHGNSIRALVKHIKGLSDDEIMDVEIPNFPPLVFEFDEKLNVVSEYYLGK, via the coding sequence ATGGTAAAATTGGTTTTTGCTCGCCACGGTGAGTCTGAATGGAACAAAGCTAACCTTTTCACTGGTTGGGCTGATGTTGATTTGTCTGAAAAAGGTACACAACAAGCGATTGACGCTGGTAAATTGATCAAAGAAGCTGGTATCGAATTTGACCAAGCTTACACTTCAGTATTGAAACGTGCTATCAAAACAACTAACTTGGCTCTTGAAGCTTCTGACCAATTGTGGGTTCCAGTTGAAAAATCATGGCGCTTGAACGAACGTCACTACGGTGGTTTGACTGGTAAAAACAAAGCTGAAGCTGCTGAACAATTTGGTGATGAGCAAGTTCATATCTGGCGTCGTTCATACGATGTATTGCCTCCAAACATGGATCGTGATGATGAGCACTCAGCTCACACTGACCGTCGTTACGCTTCACTTGACGACTCAGTTATCCCAGATGCTGAAAACTTGAAAGTGACTTTGGAACGTGCCCTTCCATTCTGGGAAGATAAAATCGCTCCAGCTCTTAAAGATGGTAAAAACGTATTCGTAGGAGCTCACGGTAACTCAATCCGTGCCCTTGTAAAACACATCAAAGGTTTGTCAGATGACGAAATCATGGACGTGGAAATCCCTAACTTCCCACCATTGGTATTCGAATTCGACGAAAAATTGAACGTAGTTTCTGAATACTACCTTGGAAAATAA